CAACCAGGTGGAATACCTGATCCGGGGCCGGGGCTTCCTGGAATCCGTGTCGGATATCGAGGAGACGGTGGTCAGGCAGACCGGAAACGTGCCGCTGCGGGTGCGGGACGTGGCGCATGTCAGCACGGGGCCCGCGATGCGGCGCGGCGCGCTCGACAAGGATGGCGCGGAGGCCGTGGGGGGCGTGGTGGTGGCGCGGTACGGGGCCAACCCGCTTCAGGTCATCAAGAACGTGAAGGCGAAAATCGACGAAATCGCCGGGGGGCTGCCCGAGAAGCCGCTGATCGATTTCTCGACGGCGCCGCGGGAGACGGTGGCGGCCTTCGCGGCGTCGGAGGGCTTTGCGGGGTTCGACGGCGCGCTGGTGAACGACGAGGCGTGGCTCGATTGGATGCGCGCTACGGGCCGCGGCGCCTGGCCGGCGTGGCTGACGCTGAGCAAGGTGACGGTTGTCCCCTTCTACGATCGCACGGGCCTGATCTACGAGACGCTGGGCACGCTCAACAGCGCGCTGGTGCTGCAAATCCTGGTGACGATCATCGTGGTGATCGTGATGGTCAGGCATTTGCGCAGTTCGTTGCTCATTGCGTCCGTCCTGCCCCTGGCCGTGTTGCTCACCTTCATGGCGATGAAGCAGTTCGGGGTGGATGCGAATATTGTCGCGCTGTCCGGGATCGCGATTGCCATCGGGACGATGGTGGACATGGGCGTCATCCTCTGCGAGAACATGCTCAAGCACCTGGAGGGCGCGAAACCCGGCGAGAACCGCCTCCACATCATCTACCGCGCCACCAGCGAGGTGGGCAGCGCGGTGGTGACCGCGGTATCCACCACGGTGGTGAGCTTTCTGCCGGTCTTCACGATGATCGGCGCGGAGGGCAAACTGTTTCAGCCGCTGGCGTTCACCAAGACCTTCGCGCTCGCGGCGTCGGTACTGGTCGCGTTGACGATCATTCCCACGCTGGGCTACGTGATCATCGGCAAGCGGATTGGCGTCCGGTCGCTGCGCTTGGCTGCCGATGTGCTGATCGTGATCGCCGGCGCGATTACCTGGATGGCCGGCGTGCCCTGGGCGGGGCCGGTCGCCGTGGCGCTGGGGCTACTCCTGCTTGCGGGCGAGTTCGCGCCGCCGCTGGCGTACCGCGCCGGTTCGTGGTGCGTGAACCTGCTGGCCGCCTTCGCGGTCGGCTGGTTGCTCACCGCCGCGTGGATGCCGTTGGGCGCGGACCACACGCTGCTGGAGAACGGCCTGTTCGTGCTTGGCGCCGTGGGCGGCCTGCTGGTCACCGTGCTGATCTTCCAGCGGATCTATGTTCCGCTGCTGCGCTTCTTCCTGGCCCACAAAATTACCTATCTCGTCCTGCCCGCGACGATCATTCTGCTTGGGCTCAGCGCGTGGCTGGGCGCGGGGCGCACGCTCGCCTTCCTGCCGGAGTCCTGGAAGCAGGGGCCGGTCTACGAGAAGGTCTACCACGCGTTTCCCGGGCTTGGGAAGGAGTTCATGCCGAGCCTGGATGAGGGTTCCTTCCTCTACATGCCGACCACCATGCCGCACGCGGGCATTTCGGCGGCGCTGGACATGATTTCGTACCAGGACCAGGCGATCGCCGCCATCCCGGAAGTGGAGAACGTGGTGGGGAAGATCGGGCGCGTGGAAAGCGCGCTGGACCCCGCGCCGATCGGCATGGTGGAGACGGTGATTAACTACAAGCCGGAGTACGCGCTCGACAGGAACGGATCCCGCGTACGCTACCGTTACGACGCCGAGACGGAGGCCTTCGAGCGGGATGAGCACGGGGCCCTTATCGAGGATCCGCGCGGCCGTCCGTACCGGCAGTGGCGCGCCCACATTAAGTCGCCCGACGACATCTGGAAGGAGATCGTGGACGCCGCGCAGTATCCCGGCGCCACGAGCGCGCCCATGCTCCAGCCGATCGCGGCGCGGCTGGTGATGTTGCAGAGCGGCATGCGCGCGCCCATGGGCGTGAAAGTGAAGGGGCCCGACCTGGAGACGATCGAGCGGGTCGGCCTGGAGATCGAGGCGCTGCTCAAGGAGGTTCCGGGCGTCGCGCCGGCCACGGTCATCGCGGATCGCATCGTGGGCAAGCCCTACCTGGAAATCGATGTGGACCGCGAGGCCACCGCGCGCTACGGGTTGGATGTGCGCGGCGTGCAGGACATGATCGAGATGGCCATTGGCGGCGAGCGGCTGACGACGACGGTGGAAGGCCGCGAGCGCTATCCGGTGCGCGTGCGCTACCAGCGCGAACTGCGCGATTCCATCGAGGCCATCGACGTGCTGCCGGTATCGCTGCCAAATGGCGAGCATATTCCGCTGTCGCAGGTCGCCAGCATCCGCTACGTGCGCGGGCCGGAAACCATCAAGAGCGAGGATACCTTCCTGCTGGGCTATGTGTTGCTCGACAAGGAGCCGGGATACGCCGAGGTGGATGTGGTCGAGAACGCGCAGGCGTTGCTGCGCGAGCGCCTGGCGTCCGGCGCGTGGCGGTTGCCGCCGGGCGTGAGCTATACCTTCGCGGGGTCCTACGAAAACCAGCTCCGCGCCCAGAAGACGCTGTCCTTCGTGCTGCCGCTGTCCCTGTTTGTGATCTTTCTGATCCTGTATCTCCAGTTTCGCGACACCGTGGTGACGGGACTCATATTCAGCGGGATCGCGGTCTGCTGGGCGGGCGGATTCATCCTGATGTGGCTCTACGGCCAGCCGTGGTTCCTCGATTTCGAGGTGGCCGGGGTGCACATGCGCACGCTGTTTCAGATCAATCCCGTCAACCTCAGCGTGGCGGTTTGGGTCGGCTTCCTGGCGCTGTTTGGCATCGCCACGGACGACGGCGTCATGATCGCCACCTACGTCAAGCAGCACCTGGCGGAGGCCGCCCCGAAAAGCGTTGCGGAAATCCGCGAAGCGGTTGTGCGGGCCGGCGAGCGCCGCATCCGGGCGTGCCTGATGACCACCGCGACCACCGTGCTGGCGCTGCTTCCCGTGCTGACGTCAACCGGCCGTGGCTCGGACATCATGGTGCCCATGGCCATTCCCTCCTTCGGCGGAATGGCGCTGGAACTATTCACCCTCTTCCTCGTGCCCGTGTTGTATTGCTGGGTCGAGGAAGCGCGGTTTCACGGGCGGCGCGCGGCGGCGCGCCTGGCCGGGAAAGGAGACGAGCCATGAACTTCGCCGTCTTAATGTTGGCGGCCATCGCGGGGTTGTCCGCGACGGCGGCCCCGGAAATGGCGGCGCCCGAAGCGGCCCCGCCCCTCGACCGCGCGCACCGCGCCGACAACACCGAACTCGCCGGCTATATCGAGGAGGCGGTGGCGCGGAACCCGGAATTGCAGGCGCTGCACGCGCGCTGGCTTGCGGCGCTGCAACGCGTCCCGCAGGCGCGCAGCCTGGACGATCCCATGTTCCGCTTCAGCTACTTTGTGAAGAGCCCGGGCAAGGACTTTCAGCTGGTTCTCGGACAGACCTTTCCCTGGTTTGGCACGCTGCGCGCCCGGGCGGATGAAGCGGCGCACGAGGCGGAGGCGGCCTTTGCGCGCATGCTGGTTGCGCGCAACCGGATTGTGCTGGACACGAAGCTCGCCTACTACGAGCTCGCGGCGCTGGACGCGACCGAGTCCATCCTGGAGGCGGAGAGCGCGTTGCGCGGCGAACTGGAGAAACTGGCGCGCGAACGCTACGCGCTGGGCATGGAGATGCAGGACGACGTCCTCCGCCTGGAGAACGAGCGCGAGAGCCAGTACGATCAGTTACTTTCGCTACGGGAGCGGCGCCCATCGGTGGCCGCGGCGCTCAACGAGGCGGCGGGCCGTGATCTGCTGGCCGAGGTGGCGCCGCCATCCGAAATCGAGGCGCCGCCCGCGCCGCCGGAAGCGCCGGATATCGCCGCGCTGATCCAGCGGATGCACCCGGAACTGCGCGAACTCGAAGCCCTGGCCGACGCCGCGGCGGCCGGTGTAGTCGTGGCGCGGAAAATGGGATATCCCGAGATCGCGCTGGAGACCATGTACGAGTTCGGCAGGAACCCGGGCAGCGCGGGCATGGATCCGCTCGCCCCGGGCCGGATCGGGACCTACCGCCGCCTGGCGGAGACCGCGCTGGGCCGGACGCCCTTTAATCCGGCCGACACCGCGATGGATCTCTATGATCTCGGCTATCGCGAATCGATGAAGGCCGAGGACGAGTGGTCGATCACCCTGGGCCTGAGCCTGCCCATCTGGCGCAAGAAGGTGCGCGCCGGCGTGGCGGAGGCGGAGCAGGAGGTGCGCGCCATTGAGTTCGAACAGGCGGCAGTACGGCGGCGGCTGGAGCGCGAAGTGCACGGCGCGCTCTTCCGTATGCGCGACGCGGAGCGGCAGTACCGGCTAGTGCGGGAGCGCCTGCACCCCACGGCCGCGCGGACCACGGCCATCGTGCGCGAGCGCTACGCCTCGGGAGACCTGGACACCGTGCTCGCCGAAGTGCTGATGGCCACCGGCGACGAGTTTGCTATAGACAGGATGGGCGTCGAATTGCTGCGCGCGTGGCGATCCGCGTCGGCGGAAGTCGAGTTCCTGCTCGGCGGTCCCTGGGAGTAGACGGCGGATGCGCGGAAGAAGCAAGACGGTGGCTGCAACCAACAGTAGTGAACCGCGAATGGACGCGAATGAACGCGAATAGTAATTGTGGTAACACTTTAGCCGTTTGAAGTAGGGCGTTCGCCGATTCGAGATTCCTTACCTACACTGGATGTATTCGTCATTCCCGCGAAGGCGGGAATCCAGAGGGTTTGCGAGGTTAACGTTGCATGGTCTCTGGATCCCCACTTTCGTGGGGATGACGGTTTAACTGGTGCGGACGCCTCAAGAGCTACACGTTAGTGCGGAGGTCCTACAGCGTCATTCCCGCGAAAGCGGGAATCCAGTGGAGTTCGGAGGTTTGTGCGATCGCGTTGCTGGATCCCCGCGTTCGCGGGGATGACGGATCTGGTCGTTCCTTCCATAGTGTAGAGTGAGTTAAGTATATCGACAGGCCATCATACACGAATGACGAATACATCCCGTGTAAATGGGGCGTCTCGTATCGGCGAACGCCCTACTTCAGACGGCTAAAGAATTACCGCGAATAGAACAGACGCCCGCAAAGATTCGCGGCGGTACAGCCACGTCGTGGCGGTATATTGCAGCGTTGCGTGGTCGCGCGCGCTTTCCTCCCCGCGGGGTGGGTTCCCCGGAATAGCCGCCCCGGGGGCCGTGCGGGATTCCGCCCAGACGCAATGAGGTCCGATCCCCCAGGGCAATCGCATTTAGACTCGCTTTCGGTATATGGGCGTAAACTTGAGTCGATTTGGAACCTTGAATCAACGATCGTGAGCGTTTTGGAGCGCCGGCATCTGTGCCGGCAAGGTCCGGGATTCGCCGCAGGCGAAATGCCAGCGCTCCAATATGCGCCCTTTTTAACATTGAAGGTGGTTCATGTGGCGCTCGGCTCGAGTTGGAAGATTAAATGCAATTGCCCTGTCCGATCCCCGTCTGGCGGCGTTTTGGCGGCTTGTGGTATGATTGCGGGCTGGCGCGCGGCGTATGGGCCCCGCCCCTCCTTTTCCACACACGAACCAGAAACGCTACAGGAACGCACCCATGGCCAAGGGCATCACCCCGCGCGCGGAAGACTACGCGCAGTGGTATATCGACGTTGTACGCAAGGCGGAGATGGCGGATCATTCCCCCGTGAAGGGGTGCATGGTCATCAAGCCGACGGGCTACGGGATCTGGGAGAAGATCCAGCAGCGGCTGGACCGGATGTTCAAGGAGACGGGCCACGTCAACGCGTATTTCCCGATGCTGATCCCGGAGAGCTTCCTGAAGAAGGAGGCGGAGCACGTGGAGGGCTTCGCGCCGGAGTGCGCCGTGGTGACGCATGGCGGCGGGAAGAAGCTGGAAGAGCCGCTGGTCATCCGGCCGACTTCGGAGACGATTATCTGGGACTCCTACCGGACGTGGATCAACTCCTACCGGGATCTTCCCATCCTTATCAACCAGTGGGCCAATGTGTGCCGCTGGGAAATGCGGACGCGGCTGTTCCTCCGGACGACGGAGTTCCTCTGGCAGGAAGGGCACACGGCGCACGCCACCCACGAGGAGGCCGAGGAAGAGACCTACAAGATGGTGCAAATCTACCGGGAGTTTGCCGAGGAATACCTGGCGATGCCGGTGCTGGTGGGGAAGAAGACGGAGAAGGAGAAGTTCGCCGGGGCGCTGCACACCTACTGCATCGAGGGCCTCATGCAGGACGGGAAGGCGCTTCAGGCGGGCACATCGCACCACTTGGGACAGAATTTCGCGAAGGCCTTCGACGTGAAGTTCCAGGACAAGGACAAGGAACTGAAGTATGTGTACGCCACGAGCTGGGGCGTGAGCACGCGGCTGATCGGGGCGATGATCATGACGCACAGCGACGACAATGGCCTGGTCATTCCGCCGCGGCTGGCTCCGCTGCCGGTGGTCATTGTGCCGATCTACCGGACCGACGAGGAGCAGGCGCTGGTGCTGGAGCAGGCGCGGGCCATGACGGAGGGCTGGGACCCGCTGTTTTACCGGATCGATGATCGCGATCACTACAAGCCGGGCTTCAAGTTTGCGGAGTGGGAGCTCAAGGGCGTACCGCTCCGCATCGAAATCGGCCCGCGCGACGTGGCCAGCGGCAACGTGGTGGCGGCGCGGCGCGACACCGGCGAGAAGGTGACGCTGCCGATGGCGGGCCTGCGCGAGAAGCTGGAGGGGCTGCTGGAGGATATCCAGGCGAGCCTGTTTACTCGGGCGCGGGAACGGACCGCCGCAAACACCCATACCGTGGACAGTTACGACGAGTACCAGGCGCGGATCAAGGAGGGCGGTTTCTTCCGGGTATTCCTCGATCACGAGAATCCGGAGGTGGAGAACCGCCTGCAGGAGGACACGAAGTCCACCATTCGCTGCATCCCCTTCGACGCGGAGCGGGAAGAGGGCGAGTGCATGATTACGGGCAAGCCCTGCCACTACCGGGTGGTGGCCGCTCAATCGTATTGACATGGGGCGCGCTTTATTGGTACACTGACAGACCGTGCGGAAACCACGGTTAGCCGAAACACAACCCATCGCCGGCCCTCCCCGGGCTCGCGCGAAATCCAATTGCGAGGGGAGGTTGAAAATTCGTGACGAAAGTTCGCGTTAAGTCCGACGAACCATTCGAAAAGGCGTTGCGCCGCTTCAAGAAGAAGTGCAACAAAGAGGGCCTGATGCAGCGCATCAAGGAAATCAAGCACTTCGAGAAGCCGAGTGAACGCCGCCGCCGCCGCCTCGCCAAGGCCATGGCCCGCGCCGTAATGGAACAGAAATAAATCCCCTGACGTTATTCTGGATGACGTATGTGACAGGGCTGGATCGCCAGCCCTGTTTTTTTGTGTCCCCCGGTCCGGGCCGAAACAGGGCCCTGGACGCCTGCTTTCGCGCGCGCATTTCTTGCCCCTTCGCGCCGATTTGACAGACGAATTTCTTTTTTGCTAGTCTGTATTGCTACATTCCACCAAGGGATAGATCTGTCTTTCGCCTCTGGATCGCGCGGGGTTGGCCTCGGCCCCGACCGGCTCTAACGCGTTGACAGTATAAACCTTACAGAAAAGGAGTTTCTGCATGGCCGTAGCTCCCCGCACCGAGCGACCCTCGCTGGGCACCATCCCAGACGTCTACGAGCTTCCCGATCTGATTGAAATCCAGACCAAGTCCTATTCGGATTTTCTTCAGTGGGACGTTCCGCCGGACGAACGCCTTTCCCAGGGCCTGCAGGAAGTTTTCCTGGATGTCTTTCCGATCGAGGCGCCCAATAAACTGACGCGCCTCGAATTCGTGCACTATTCTTTTGCGCCTCCGAAGTATACCATAGCGGAGTGCCAGGAGCGGGGGATGACCTACGCGGCGTCCCTCAAGGCGCTGCTGCGCCTGGTGCGCTATGAAGAGGTGGGGTCCGGCGCGAACCGGGAGCTGCGCGAGAAGCTGATGCTGGAGCAGGAGGTGTTTCTGGGCGAACTGCCCATTATGACGCCGACGGGCACGTTCATCATCAATGGCGCCGAGCGCGTGATTGTGAGCCAGCTCCACAAGTCGCCCGGCGTGTCCTTCGAGCGGAAGATCCACCAGAACGGCAAGCCGCTGCTTTCCGCGCGCATCATCCCCTACCGCGGGGCGTGGCTGGAGTTCGAATACGACATCAGCGACTACCTGTGGCTGACGATTGACCGGCGTTCGAAGCTGCCGGCCACGACCTTCCTGAAGGCCTTCGGCTATATCGAGGCCCAGGAGATTCTGCAGCTGTTCTACCGCTTCGAGACGATGACCTTCGGACGGACCAAGGTGAAGCTGGGTTCGGAATCGCTGGAGCCCGAAGAAGCGGTGGGCCTGTGGGTCGCCGCGGACGTGATCGACCCGGAGACGGGCGAGATTATGGCCGACGCGGCGACCGAGCTGACCCTGACCACGATCGAGCGCGTGATGGCGTCGCAAGTCCAGGAGATCCAGGTCCTGAACAAGGACGACGTGGCGCGCGACGCGACCATCGTGCATACGCTTTCCCAGGACAAGACGCAGACGCAGGAAGACGCGCTCCGCGACGTGTACGCGCGCATCCGCCCGGGCGATCCGGCCACGGACGCGACCTGCCGCACCTTCTTTCAGCGGCTGTTTTTCGATCCCAGCCGCTACGACTTCGCGCCGGTTGGCCGCTACAAGATCAACCGGAAGCTGGGCCTCCAGATCGAGCAGGACATCAAGATCCTGACCAAGGAAGACGTCGTCGCGACGCTGCAGTATCTGGTGAAGCTGCGCTCGGGCGAGGGCGTGCTCGACGACATCGACCACCTCGGCAACCGCCGCGTGCGCGCCGTGGGCGAGCTGCTGTCGAACCAGGTCCGCATCGGTCTGGTTCGCATGGAGCGGACCGTGCGCGAGCGGATGAACTTCCAGGAGGAAGATCAGCTCTCGCCGCAGACGCTGGTGAACCCCAAGCCGGTCAGCGCCGTCATCAAGGATTTCTTCGGCCGCAGCCAGCTTTCGCACTTCATGGACCAGATCAACCCGCTTGCCGAGTTGACGCACAAGCGCCGCCTGAGCGCCCTGGGGCCGGGCGGCCTGAGCCGCGAGCGCGCGGGCTTCGAGGTGCGCGACGTGCACCCGACGCACTACGGCCGCATTTGCCCGATCGAAACGCCCGAAGGCCCGAACATCGGCCTGATGGCGTCGCTTTCGACGTACTCGCGCATCAACCAGTACGGTTTCCTGGAGACGCCCTACCGAAAGGTGGACAGCGGCAAGGTCCTCGAGGACGTGGAGATGCTCTCCGCCTACGACGAGGACAACTACGTTATCGCGCAGGCGAACGCGCCGCTGGACAAGCGCAGCAAGTTCGTCAACCGCCAGGTGCTCTGCCGTCACCGGGGCGACTTCCCCCAGGCCGCGCCCGAGGGCGTGGACTACATGGACATTTCCACGAAGCAGCTCGTGAGCGTGGCGGCGGCCCTGATCCCGTTCCTGGAGCACGACGACGCGAACCGCGCGCTGATGGGTTCGAACATGCAGCGCCAGGCCGTGCCCCTGCTCAAGACCGATTCCCCGCTGGTGGGCACGGGCCTGGAGCACGTGACCGCGCGCAACTCGGGCACCGTGGTGCGCGCCGAGCGCGACGGCACGGTGGAGTACGCGGACAGCGAAGTGATCCGCATCCGCAGCAAGAAGTCGAAGAACGACAACCCCTTCCGCTCGGAAGAGGACGTGTATGTGCTGAAGAAGTACGTGCGCTCCAACCAGAACACGTGCATCACGCAGCGCCCGATCGTCTATAAGGGCGACAAGGTGCATGCGGGCGACATCATCGCGGACGGTCCGGCGACGGACAACGGCGAGCTCGCGCTTGGCCGCAACGTGCTGGTGGCGTTCCTGCCGTGGGAGGGCTACAACTTCGAGGACGCCATCATCCTGAGCGAGGAACTGGTGAAGGAAGACGTGTTCACGTCGATCCACATCCAGGTGTACGAGCTTGAGGCGCGTGACACGAAGCTGGGCCCCGAGGAAATCACGCGGGACATTCCGAACGTCAGCGAGGAGGCCCTGAAGAACCTCGACGAGAGCGGCATTGTCTGCATCGGATCGAAGGTGGGCCCGGGCGACATTCTGGTGGGCAAGGTCACGCCGAAGGGCGAGACCGAACTCGCGCCGGAAGAAAAGCTGCTCCGCGCCATCTTCGGCGAGAAGGCCGAGGATGTGCGGGACGCCTCCCTCACGATGCCGCCGGGATCCAGCGGCGTTGTGGTGGATGTAAAGGTCTGCAGCCGCAAGGACAAGGCGGCGGACGCGCAGTCGAAAAAGACGCTGCTGGCCGACGTGGCCAAGGTGAAGCGGCAGTACGACGAGCGGATCCAGGAAATCCGGACCACCTTCGTGGAGATGGTGCGCGATGACCTGGTGGGCCTGAAGATCCTCGAGGACGTGTACGACCACAAGACCGAGGAGCTGGTGCTGGAGAAGGGCAAGCGCATCCGCGTGGCGCACCTGGACAAGGGCGACTACAGCGTGCTGGCGCGCCTGCGCATTGAAGACAAAAAGACCCAGCAGCAGCTTACGCGGCTGGTGAACATGGCGGCGATGGAGGAGGCCAAGCTCATCGCCTTCCGCGACAGCCAGATCGAGCGGATGCGCAAGGGCGACGAACTGCCCCCGGGCGTCATCAAGCTGGTGAAGGTGTTCGTCGCGAAGAAGCGCCGCATGTCGGTGGGCGACAAGATGGCCGGCCGCCACGGGAACAAGGGCGTGATTGCCAAGATCGTTCCGGTGGAGGACATGCCCTTCCTGCCGGACGGCACGCCGATCCAGATCCTGCTGAACCCGCTGGGCGTGCCCTCGCGCATGAACGTGGGGCAGCTGCTGGAAACGCACCTGGGCTGGGCCGCGAAGGCGCTCGGCCTCAAGGTCGCCACCCCCGTGTTCAACGGGGCCTCGGAGGAGAAAATCCGCGAGATGCTCCGCGAGGCGGGCCTGCCGGAAACCGGCAAGATCCGGCTGCGCGACGGGCGCTCGGGCCTCGAGCTGCACCAGGACACCTGCGTGGGCCAGATTTACATGTTGAAGCTGAACCACCTGGTGGACGACAAGATCCACGCGCGCGCCATCGGGCCGTACTCGCTGGTGACGCAGCAGCCGCTGGGCGGCAAGGCGCAGTTCGGCGGCCAGCGTTTCGGTGAAATGGAAGTGTGGGCGCTCCAGGCCTATGGCGCCGCCTACACGCTTCAGGAACTGCTGACCTTCAAGTCCGACGACATCCAGGGCCGCACGAAGGCGTACGAGGCCATCGTGAAGGGCGAGCGCGAAGTGGATCCGGGGACGCCGGAGTCCTTCAACGTGCTTGTGCGCGAGATCCAGAGCCTGTGCCTTGATGTGATCAAGCTGGTGAAGGTGGACGGCACGGCGGAAATCGAAGAAGAAGACGAAGAAACGCTGGAGGACTAAGTCTTGGCCAAGTATATACCTACGACTGGTGAGCGGTTTGACGCGCTGTCAATTCGGATGGCCTCCCCCGAGGAAATCCTGAAGTGGTCCCGCGGCGAGGTCAAGAAGCCCGAAACGATCAACTACCGCACCTTCAAACCCGAGAAGGACGGCCTGTTCTGCGAGCGCATCTTCGGCCCGGTAAAGGACTGGGAGTGCGGTTGCGGGAAGTACAAGAAAGTGAAGCACCGCGGCATCACGTGCGACCGCTGCGGCGTGGAGATTACGGAGTCGAAGGTGCGCCGCGAGCGCATGGGCTGCATCAAGCTGGCCGTGCCCGTCACGCACATCTGGTTCTTCAAGACGACCCCGAGCTGCATCGGCAACCTGTTGGACCTCTCCATCCGCGCGCTCGAGCGCGTGATCTATTTTGAGAACTACATCGTCATCGATCCCGGCGACACCGGCCTCTCGAAGATGCAGACACTCAACGAGGACCAGTACCAGGACGCCCGCACCGAATACGGCGATCGATTCGTGGCGAAGATGGGCGCCGAAGGCGTACAGCAGCTGCTCGAAGAGATCGACATCGACGTGCTGAGCGAAGAGCTGCACGCGCAGTTCGCCAGCACCACGTCGGCCCAGGGCCGCGCCAAGGCGATCAAGCGCCTCAAGGTGGTGGAAGCCCTGCGCAAGTCCGGTAACAACCCGGCGTGGATGGTGCTGGACGTGATCCCCGTGATCCCGCCGGACCTGCGCCCGCTCGTGCCGCTGGAAGGCGGCCGCTACGCCACCAGCGACCTGAACGACCTGTACCGCCGCGTGATCAACCGCAACAACCGCCTGAAGCGCCTCATCGACCTGCGCGCGCCGGAAGTGATCCTGCGCAACGAAAAGCGCATGCTCCAGGAGGCGGTGGACGCGCTGTTCGACAACGGGCGCCACGGGCGCACCGTCCTCGGCGCGGGCAACCGCCCGCTCAAGTCCCTGAGCGACATGCTCAAGGGCAAGCAGGGCCGCTTCCGGCAGAACCTGCTGGGCAAGCGCGTGGACTATTCGGGCCGCTCGGTGATCGTGGTGGGCCCGGAGCTCAAGCTGCACCAGTGCGGCCTGCCGAAGTACATGGTGCTGGAGCTCTTCGAGCCCTTCATCATCCACCAGCTCAAGGAGCGGGGCATCTCCTCGACGATCAAGGCGGCGAAGCGCGCGATCGCCCAGGGACGCACCGAGGTGTGGGATATCCTCGAAGACGTGATCCGGGATCACCCCGTGCTGCTTAACCGCGCCCCCACGCTCCACCGCCTCGGCATTCAGGCGTTCCAGCCCGTGCTGATCGAAGGCAAGGCCATCCGCATTCACCCGCTGGTCTGCCGCGCGTTCAACGCGGACTTCGACGGCGACCAGATGGCCGTGCACGTGCCGCTCATGCCGGCCGCGCAGCTGGAAGCCCACCTCCTGATGATGTCCTCCTCCAACATCTTCTCGCCGTCCGACGGTTCGCCGATCGTGACGCCGTCGCAGGACATCGTCCTCGGCATCGCGTGGATGACGCGCATCCGCCCGGGCGCGAAGGGCGAGTGGAAGGATTCGTGGACGAAGGATGGCGTCATCGTGAAGCCCGGCAAGGTGTTCACGGATCCGGCCTCCGTCATCATGGCCTATGAAATGGGCGAGGCGGACATCCACGCCGCCATTAAAGTGCACACGCCCGAGGGCATCGTCGATACCTCCGTGGGCCGCGTTCTGCTGAGTGAGGGCCTGCCCGAAGAAATCACGATCCAGGATGTGAACCGCGAACACGACCAGGCCAGCATCGGCGAGGTCATCGCGAAGTGCTACAACCGGCACGGCCACAAGAAGACCTTCGAGCTGCTCGACGACCTCAAACGCACCGGGTTCAAATACGCCACGATTTCGGGCGTGTCCGTGGCCATCGGCGACATGGTCATCCCGGTGGAGAAGAAGGAGCTGATCGAGCAGGCGCAGGCCGAGGTCGAGCGTATCGACGACATGTACCAGAACGGTCTCATCACCGAGGGCGAGCGGTACAACAAGATCATCGACCAGTGGACGACGACCACCGAGCAGATCGCGTCGGTCATGTTGAAGCAGATCGAAGAGAACGAGCAGGGCTTCAGCGGCATCCACCTGATGTACCGCTCCAAGGCGCGCGGCAGCAAGTCGCAGATCCGCCAGCTGTCCGCCATGCGCGGCCTGATGGCGAAGCCGTCGGGCGACATCATCGAATCGCCGA
This is a stretch of genomic DNA from Candidatus Hydrogenedentota bacterium. It encodes these proteins:
- a CDS encoding efflux RND transporter permease subunit; translation: MSDPTRPDTPAPREAEPERRNLVDHVAWFCINNRFVVAVVTVFIFFWGLAVVPFDWPLDWLPRNPVPVDAIPDIGENQQIVFTEWPGRSPQDVEDQVSYPLTVALLGVPGVKTVRSFSMFGFSSIYIIFDEGIEFYWSRSRILEKLNSLASGTLPEGVQPALGPDATGLGQIFWYTLEGRDPEGNPAGGWNQQELRSVQDWIVRYALLAAEGVSEAASIGGYVQEYQIDVDPDAMRAHGVMLEDIFMAVQRSNIDVGARELEVNQVEYLIRGRGFLESVSDIEETVVRQTGNVPLRVRDVAHVSTGPAMRRGALDKDGAEAVGGVVVARYGANPLQVIKNVKAKIDEIAGGLPEKPLIDFSTAPRETVAAFAASEGFAGFDGALVNDEAWLDWMRATGRGAWPAWLTLSKVTVVPFYDRTGLIYETLGTLNSALVLQILVTIIVVIVMVRHLRSSLLIASVLPLAVLLTFMAMKQFGVDANIVALSGIAIAIGTMVDMGVILCENMLKHLEGAKPGENRLHIIYRATSEVGSAVVTAVSTTVVSFLPVFTMIGAEGKLFQPLAFTKTFALAASVLVALTIIPTLGYVIIGKRIGVRSLRLAADVLIVIAGAITWMAGVPWAGPVAVALGLLLLAGEFAPPLAYRAGSWCVNLLAAFAVGWLLTAAWMPLGADHTLLENGLFVLGAVGGLLVTVLIFQRIYVPLLRFFLAHKITYLVLPATIILLGLSAWLGAGRTLAFLPESWKQGPVYEKVYHAFPGLGKEFMPSLDEGSFLYMPTTMPHAGISAALDMISYQDQAIAAIPEVENVVGKIGRVESALDPAPIGMVETVINYKPEYALDRNGSRVRYRYDAETEAFERDEHGALIEDPRGRPYRQWRAHIKSPDDIWKEIVDAAQYPGATSAPMLQPIAARLVMLQSGMRAPMGVKVKGPDLETIERVGLEIEALLKEVPGVAPATVIADRIVGKPYLEIDVDREATARYGLDVRGVQDMIEMAIGGERLTTTVEGRERYPVRVRYQRELRDSIEAIDVLPVSLPNGEHIPLSQVASIRYVRGPETIKSEDTFLLGYVLLDKEPGYAEVDVVENAQALLRERLASGAWRLPPGVSYTFAGSYENQLRAQKTLSFVLPLSLFVIFLILYLQFRDTVVTGLIFSGIAVCWAGGFILMWLYGQPWFLDFEVAGVHMRTLFQINPVNLSVAVWVGFLALFGIATDDGVMIATYVKQHLAEAAPKSVAEIREAVVRAGERRIRACLMTTATTVLALLPVLTSTGRGSDIMVPMAIPSFGGMALELFTLFLVPVLYCWVEEARFHGRRAAARLAGKGDEP
- a CDS encoding TolC family protein, with product MNFAVLMLAAIAGLSATAAPEMAAPEAAPPLDRAHRADNTELAGYIEEAVARNPELQALHARWLAALQRVPQARSLDDPMFRFSYFVKSPGKDFQLVLGQTFPWFGTLRARADEAAHEAEAAFARMLVARNRIVLDTKLAYYELAALDATESILEAESALRGELEKLARERYALGMEMQDDVLRLENERESQYDQLLSLRERRPSVAAALNEAAGRDLLAEVAPPSEIEAPPAPPEAPDIAALIQRMHPELRELEALADAAAAGVVVARKMGYPEIALETMYEFGRNPGSAGMDPLAPGRIGTYRRLAETALGRTPFNPADTAMDLYDLGYRESMKAEDEWSITLGLSLPIWRKKVRAGVAEAEQEVRAIEFEQAAVRRRLEREVHGALFRMRDAERQYRLVRERLHPTAARTTAIVRERYASGDLDTVLAEVLMATGDEFAIDRMGVELLRAWRSASAEVEFLLGGPWE
- the proS gene encoding proline--tRNA ligase, producing MAKGITPRAEDYAQWYIDVVRKAEMADHSPVKGCMVIKPTGYGIWEKIQQRLDRMFKETGHVNAYFPMLIPESFLKKEAEHVEGFAPECAVVTHGGGKKLEEPLVIRPTSETIIWDSYRTWINSYRDLPILINQWANVCRWEMRTRLFLRTTEFLWQEGHTAHATHEEAEEETYKMVQIYREFAEEYLAMPVLVGKKTEKEKFAGALHTYCIEGLMQDGKALQAGTSHHLGQNFAKAFDVKFQDKDKELKYVYATSWGVSTRLIGAMIMTHSDDNGLVIPPRLAPLPVVIVPIYRTDEEQALVLEQARAMTEGWDPLFYRIDDRDHYKPGFKFAEWELKGVPLRIEIGPRDVASGNVVAARRDTGEKVTLPMAGLREKLEGLLEDIQASLFTRARERTAANTHTVDSYDEYQARIKEGGFFRVFLDHENPEVENRLQEDTKSTIRCIPFDAEREEGECMITGKPCHYRVVAAQSY